The following coding sequences are from one Cydia splendana chromosome 15, ilCydSple1.2, whole genome shotgun sequence window:
- the LOC134797710 gene encoding serine/threonine-protein kinase mTor-like, with amino-acid sequence MTGFTVSELVAGLKSRHSETRHKAIRELLHFAKTDLRELSPETLGQVLDDFNQQIHTLTSSYDNNEKKAGILTIVCLIGGDTETTKSRTIRYTQYLRNVFPSTDIGIVELAAKAMGRLAATLGVKRGEYVEQEMKRCYEWLSEERNEGKRLSAVLILKELAIAMPSWFYQQITKFFNHIMIALRDPKDQIREAAAKALRAALVVTAQRELPEQINKVQWYSECYEEAMTSFTDQPIREKGLNRDDHVHGALLILNELLRCSNSAWEKQYTALMQKLDAEQDTSDEIMSLSTKIQTSWNPQHFSEEKNQTVIYESNICKQLITEKYEKICSDVMAQQISRAHNVHQMLLLMIPRLAAFNREVFSKRHLKSTINHLITFLRGREKERAMAFTTLGLICVAVETDIQTYLGRIIEIIKLTLPLKETPKKRVGSDTPLFNCVTLLGFAMKENVANEVRELLDPMCATGLSAQLTTCFKELSQNVPSLKKDITEKLLNMLSLILRKKPYAPNSSEQQIVHLLSSALLVEPHDANKLVLALRTLGAFDFEWNNTLMSFIRRCTDHYLLSEQHDIRMEAVKTAAKLLIKAIERCSVTNSRTLHMLIDESLGKLLALGRSDFDHEVRYRVLEIFTNPAFDKYLAVEEHLSCLFVAINDSNVEVSELALCVIGRLSNINPSYTTPTLRQLFVQILMELQYSESARNKEQSLRMVNNIISHAPRITRQFVDTILKVLVPKLREKESNPTMISSILKAIGDLAEVYGGGHALHQWLPELISIQLELLSDPNQPEKRSIALWSFGQVISATGHVVTPYMEYPQLMDMLLSFLKSEQQSRDRRETIRVLGLLGALDPYKHKVNQGLIDFQTVSTLIPAIDESVTADNFDLNTNEMLVNMSPIVLDEFYPAVVLTSLMRILRDPLLAQHHTSAVHSVTFIFQSLGIKCVPYISRVTPSLLYVIRTTESANFREFLFTQLAQLITVVKIHIRNYLEEIFDIIREYWTPDTPLQPTLIMLVEHITVAIGTEFKVYLRKILPNILRILRYDRSKDKFLTEKLLLTIQKFENNLDDVLLSIVPAITALFDGRNIPQSISKLAMETIEHLSMYLYFKPYSATIIQALARVLDTNPPLRQTAMNTLCALIIQLGREYVDYIPSMERLMMKHKIQCPQYIVLITRLQVVSTLACDDDYMDETRIRLRKKDVVATSEMQTMQKLSVNLYELRKSWAVSSLITKEDWMEWLRDLSVTFLNESNSPAIRACSTLAQNYPQLAYDLFNAAFVSCWTELGEQSRRSLSNALESALAVPDAPDVALAVLTLAEFMEHCKKGELPISIRLLGDTAINCKAYAKALYYKEEEYRNNPSTQVVEALIHINNKLQQKEAANGLLEKVIMQKKDGDCSLNVHVRWYEKLHNWDQALDLYNKKLEVEPQDDESKLGIMRCLEAMGEWRKLYNITSDQWDTLSDEVRKKSAKIAAAASWGLQEWDALKKNVDCIPEDTQEGAFYRAILAIHESQWPESRHYIDLARSLLDTELTAVITESYQRAYGALVNAQLLTELEEVVTYKLVEERRSTIRKTWWSRLQGGQRLVEDWRKLLQIRSLVLSPREDFQTWLKFASLCRKTGSLSQAHKIVLSIIGSDPINNPDVLLHMQDPRIVLAYSKNLWEAGNKRYAYDILQRFVDNSEPDNEEQCRLLARCHLKLGSWCESLQEINELSIPEILRNYSAATILAPEWYKGCHAWACMNFETVLFYKQQDNMSESSVAGGSSEKKVSRADFINTHTIPAIEGFFKSISISNGSSLQDTLRLLTLWFDHGHNPTVYDALFEGIRQIDINIWLQVIPQLIARIDSPRSLVAKLVHILLIDISKLHPQALVYPLTVATKSSFVTRKNAAHYILKTMCVHSQNLVNEAAIISEELIKVAILWHDQVFIALDEASRLYFSEKDYKGMARTLERMHAMLARPPQSLKEVSFLQMYGRDLDAAQRWGEMYKESNDDRHLNEAWDLYYHVFRRITAQFRSLASLELQYVSRKLHSCRDFELAVPGSYVPNEKVIRISHIHSHLQVIKSKQRPRRLTIQGSDGKQYMFLLKGHEDLRQDERVMQLFGLVNALLQADTNTYRHDLAIQRYAVIPLSPNSGLIGWVPQCDTLYNLIIDYRDKKNVKMGLNTEQQIMLRMASDFPKLMLMQKVEVFEHTLSQTPGNDLARLLWLKSPSAEAWFERRTNYTRSLAVMSMVGYILGLGDRHPSNIMLHRVTGKVLHIDFGDCFEVTQTRDKFPEKIPFRLTRMLINAMEVTGIEGTYRFTCEAVMHVLHKHRDSVMAVLEAFVYDPLLNWRLVENDRHSLTESTFSSDIDSSLSLPSRSRNHLHYESVEIPPEANLNKRALSILNRIRDKLTGRDFPQIEAVVSVPKQVDLLIKLATNNENLCQCYLGWCPFW; translated from the exons ATGACGGGATTCACTGTGTCTGAGCTCGTGGCGGGGCTGAAGTCCCGGCACTCTGAGACGAGACATAAAGCTATTCGCGAGCTGTTACACTTCGCGAAGACAGACTTGCGGGAGCTGTCGCCGGAGACGCTGGGCCAGGTGCTGGACGACTTCAACCAGCAGATTCATACGCTCACGTCCAGCTACGATAACAATGAGAAGAAAGCTGGAATACTCACCATTG TATGTTTAATTGGAGGGGATACGGAAACAACAAAAAGCAGGACCATTCGCTACACCCAATATTTAAGAAATGTCTTCCCTTCCACCGACATTGGCATTGTTGAGCTTGCAGCCAAAGCAATGGGGCGTTTAGCTGCCACATTGGGTGTAAAGAGAGGAGAGTATGTTGAGCAGGAGATGAAAAGATGCTATGAATGGCTTTCAGAAGAACGGAATGAGGGAAAAAGGCTATCTGCAGTCCTTATACTAAAGGAACTGGCTATTGCTATGCCATCATGGTTCTACCAGCAAATTACTAAATTCTTCAACCATATCATGATAGCCTTGAGAGATCCAAAAGATCAGATACGGGAAGCAGCAGCCAAAGCACTGAGAGCAGCTTTGGTGGTCACCGCTCAGAGGGAACTGCCCGAGCAGATAAATAAAGTTCAATGGTATTCTGAATGTTATGAAGAAGCTATGACATCTTTTACTGACCAGCCCATAAGAGAGAAAGGTCTAAACAGGGATGACCATGTGCATGGTGCATTATTGATTCTGAATGAACTCCTGAGATGTTCCAACTCTGCCTGGGAAAAGCAGTACACAGCCCTGATGCAGAAACTGGATGCTGAGCAGGACACATCCGATGAGATAATGTCTCTGAGCACTAAGATACAGACTTCATGGAATCCCCAACATTTTTCAGAGGAGAAAAATCAAACTGTCATCTATGAGTCTAATATTTGTAAACAACTTATTACTGAAAAATATGAAAAGATTTGCTCAG ATGTTATGGCACAGCAAATATCTAGAGCTCACAATGTCCATCAAATGCTGTTGCTAATGATACCTCGATTGGCTGCATTTAACAGAGAAGTGTTTTCCAAAAGACATCTTAAATCCACCATCAACCACCTGATTACGTTTTTAAGAGGCAGAGAAAAGGAAAGGGCTATGGCCTTTACTACTTTAGGCCTCATTTGTGTAGCAGTTGAGACAGATATCCAGACATACCTAGGCAGGATTATTGAgattattaaattaactttaCCACTGAAAGAGACTCCTAAGAAGCGAGTAGGGTCTGACACACCCTTGTTTAACTGTGTAACCCTATTAGGCTTTGCTATGAAGGAAAATGTGGCCAATGAAGTAAGAGAGCTGTTAGATCCCATGTGTGCCACAGGATTGAGTGCTCAGCTGACAACTTGCTTTAAAGAGCTAAGTCAAAATGTACCCTCATTAAAGAAAGATATTACTGAAAAACTTTTGAACATGCTGTCTTTAATATTGAGGAAAAAACCTTACGCTCCAAATAGTTCAGAGCAGCAGATCGTACATTTATTATCTTCAGCATTGCTGGTTGAGCCCCATGACGCTAACAAACTTGTATTAGCGTTGCGAACGTTAGGCGCATTCGATTTCGAATGGAACAATACATTGATGAGTTTCATAAGAAGATGCACAGATCATTATCTACTAAGTGAGCAACACGACATCAGGATGGAAGCTGTAAAGACGGCCGCGAAACTTCTTATCAAAGCCATCGAGCGATGTTCGGTCACAAACTCGAGAACTCTCCATATGCTTATTGATGAGTCTTTAGGAAAACTTCTGGCTCTAGGTCGCTCAGATTTTGACCATGAAGTCCGATACAGAGTACTGGAAATATTCACAAATCCCGCGTTTGATAAGTATTTGGCTGTAGAAGAACACCTAAGTTGTCTCTTTGTGGCTATCAATGACTCCAATGTCGAGGTGAGCGAACTCGCGCTGTGCGTGATTGGGAGACTCAGCAACATAAATCCGAGCTACACAACGCCCACGCTCCGTCAACTGTTTGTTCAGATATTAATGGAACTACAGTATTCAGAATCTGCAAGAAACAAGGAACAGTCATTGAGAATGGTCAACAATATAATTTCGCATGCACCACGAATTACGAGACAGTTCGTTGACACCATATTGAAAGTGCTCGTGCCTAAACTTAGAGAAAAAGAGAGCAATCCTACAATGATCTCGTCTATTCTTAAAGCCATTGGAGATTTAGCGGAAGTGTACGGCGGTGGGCACGCCTTACACCAGTGGCTGCCAGAACTCATCTCTATTCAGCTTGAATTGCTATCAGATCCCAATCAACCGGAGAAGAGGAGTATCGCTCTGTGGTCATTTGGCCAAGTCATCAGTGCTACCGGCCACGTGGTCACACCTTACATGGAATACCCTCAACTCATGGACATGCTCTTAAGCTTTTTGAAATCGGAACAGCAGAGCAGGGACAGGCGCGAAACTATTCGAGTCTTAGGTCTTCTGGGCGCCTTAGATCCATATAAGCATAAGGTTAATCAGGGTTTGATAGATTTTCAAACAGTTTCGACTTTGATACCCGCCATCGACGAGTCTGTGACTGCTGATAACTTTGACTTGAACACGAATGAGATGTTGGTAAATATGTCGCCGATAGTGCTAGATGAGTTCTATCCAGCCGTTGTATTGACATCCCTCATGCGAATCCTGAGGGACCCTTTACTGGCCCAGCACCACACAAGCGCTGTACACTCAGTAACCTTCATATTCCAGTCGCTTGGCATTAAATGTGTTCCATACATATCCCGCGTCACGCCGAGCCTTTTATACGTCATACGCACAACAGAGAGCGCAAACTTCCGTGAATTCCTCTTCACCCAGTTGGCGCAACTGATAACAGTCGTTAAAATACACATTCGGAACTACTTGGAAGAGATTTTCGATATCATCAGAGAGTATTGGACTCCAGATACTCCTCTGCAACCGACGCTGATCATGCTCGTCGAACACATAACAGTCGCCATCGGAACAGAGTTCAAAGTTTACTTGCGAAAGATATTGCCGAACATTCTGCGTATCCTCAGATACGACAGGAGCAAAGACAAGTTCTTGACTGAAAAACTACTTTTAACTATACAAAAATTCGAGAATAATCTAGATGATGTACTTCTGTCGATAGTACCAGCAATTACTGCTTTGTTTGATGGCAGGAATATTCCGCAATCTATTTCGAAGCTAGCAATGGAGACAATTGAGCATCTATCGATGTACTTGTACTTCAAGCCTTATTCTGCGACAATAATTCAAGCATTAGCTCGCGTTTTGGACACCAACCCGCCGTTGAGACAAACGGCTATGAACACTCTGTGCGCGCTCATCATTCAGCTCGGGCGGGAGTATGTCGACTACATACCTTCGATGGAGAGACTCATGATGAAGCACAAAATCCAATGTCCACAGTACATCGTGTTGATTACGCGATTGCAAGTGGTTTCTACTCTGGCCTGCGATGATGATTACATGGATGAGACTCGTATTCGGCTTCGGAAGAAAGAT GTGGTAGCTACGAGTGAGATGCAGACGATGCAGAAGCTATCAGTAAATCTGTACGAGCTGCGGAAGAGTTGGGCAGTCAGCAGCCTCATCACTAAGGAGGACTGGATGGAGTGGCTGCGGGATCTGAGCGTCACCTTCCTTAACGAGTCCAACAGTCCCGCCATCAG GGCATGCTCCACCCTCGCCCAAAACTACCCTCAACTCGCGTACGACCTGTTCAACGCGGCGTTCGTCTCGTGCTGGACGGAGCTGGGCGAGCAGTCCCGACGCTCGCTGTCCAACGCGCTGGAGAGCGCGCTGGCCGTGCCGGACGCGCCTGATGTGGCGCTCGCTGTGCTCACGTTGGCCGAGTTTATGGAGCATTGCAAGAAGGGAGAACTGCCGATATCGATTAGATTGTTAGGAGATACGGCGATCAATTGCAAAGCTTACGCGAAAGCATTATATTACAAG GAAGAAGAGTATCGCAACAATCCGTCTACTCAAGTGGTTGAAGCTCTCATACACATCAACAACAAGTTACAACAGAAAGAAGCTGCCAACGGTTTGCTAGAAAAAGTTATCATGCAAAAGAAGGATGGCGACTGCTCTCTAAACGTACATGTGCGCTGGTACGAGAAGCTTCACAACTGGGACCAGGCTTTGGACCTTTATAATAAGAAGTTAGAAGTCGAACCACAGGATGACGAGTCGAAACTAGGCATTATGAGGTGTTTGGAAGCGATGGGAGAGTGGCGTAAACTATACAATATCACATCTGACCAATGGGACACCTTGTCTGATGAAGTTCGAAAGAAATCGGCAAAAATCGCAGCGGCAGCTTCCTGGGGCCTTCAAGAGTGGGACGCTTTGAAGAAAAATGTTGATTGCATACCAGAGGATACTCAGGAAGGCGCTTTCTACAGAGCTATATTAGCAATCCACGAGAGCCAATGGCCCGAGTCCAGGCATTACATCGACTTGGCCAGGAGTCTTCTTGATACGGAGCTGACGGCGGTAATTACCGAAAGCTATCAGAGGGCTTATGGGGCGCTAGTCAACGCGCAGCTGCTGACAGAACTTGAAGAAGTCGTCACTTACAAACTGGTAGAAGAACGGAGAAGCACTATCCGTAAGACATGGTGGTCGCGCTTGCAAGGCGGCCAGAGACTGGTTGAAGACTGGAGGAAATTGCTGCAGATAAGAAGTCTTGTTCTAAGTCCGCGCGAAGATTTCCAAACCTGGTTGAAGTTTGCATCTCTATGCCGTAAAACAGGATCTTTAAGTCAGGCTCATAAAATTGTCCTGTCTATAATTGGAAGCGATCCGATCAATAACCCAGATGTCCTACTCCACATGCAGGATCCTAGGATAGTTTTAGCTTACAGCAAGAATCTTTGGGAAGCCGGCAATAAGAGATACGCCTACGATATTCTGCAGAGATTTGTGGATAATTCTGAACCCGATAATGAAGAGCAATGTCGTCTGCTCGCCCGCTGCCATCTCAAACTTGGGTCTTGGTGCGAATCCCTTCAAGAGATCAACGAGCTATCCATCCCAGAGATTCTCAGGAACTATTCCGCTGCTACTATTCTAGCCCCTGAATGGTATAAAGGCTGCCACGCCTGGGCATGTATGAACTTTGAGACCGTCCTGTTTTACAAACAACAAGATAATATGTCCGAAAGCAGCGTAGCCGGTGGCTCAAGCGAGAAGAAAGTATCCAGAGCAGACTTCATAAATACTCACACAATACCCGCTATCGAAGGGTTCTTCAAGTCTATCAGCATATCCAACGGGAGCTCTCTTCAAGACACTTTAAGACTGTTAACCTTGTGGTTCGACCACGGACACAACCCTACAGTTTACGACGCGCTATTCGAAGGCATACGGCAGATCGACATAAACATATGGCTTCAAGTTATACCACAGTTGATCGCCAGGATAGACTCGCCAAGAAGCTTGGTGGCAAAGCTAGTCCATATTCTTCTGATAGATATAAGTAAGCTGCATCCCCAAGCGTTGGTGTATCCGTTGACAGTAGCGACCAAGTCTTCATTCGTGACGCGTAAGAACGCGGCACATTACATCCTGAAGACGATGTGCGTACACTCGCAGAACCTGGTGAATGAAGCCGCCATTATATCGGAGGAGCTGATCAAGGTGGCTATATTGTGGCACGATCAAGTGTTTATTGCGTTGGATGAAGCGTCAAG GCTATATTTCAGCGAGAAGGACTACAAAGGCATGGCGCGCACACTAGAGCGTATGCACGCCATGCTAGCACGACCCCCGCAATCCCTGAAGGAGGTGTCGTTCCTGCAGATGTACGGGCGCGACCTGGACGCGGCGCAGCGGTGGGGCGAGATGTACAAG GAATCCAACGATGACCGCCACCTCAACGAGGCCTGGGACCTGTACTACCATGTGTTCCGCCGCATCACGGCGCAGTTCCGCTCCCTCGCCTCGCTCGAGCTGCAATACGTCAGTCGGAAACTGCACTCGTGTCGGGACTTCGAGCTGGCTGTACCCGGCTCGTACGTGCCCAATGAGAAGGTTATCAGGATCTCGCATATACATAGTCATTTGCAA GTAATAAAGTCGAAGCAGCGCCCCCGCCGCCTCACCATCCAAGGATCCGATGGCAAGCAATACATGTTCCTACTGAAGGGCCATGAGGACTTACGGCAAGACGAGCGCGTCATGCAGTTGTTCGGGCTCGTTAATGCTTTGCTACAAGCAGATACCAACACTTACCGACACGACCTCGCCATACAG AGATACGCCGTGATACCGTTGTCACCCAACTCCGGGCTGATCGGTTGGGTGCCACAGTGCGACACCCTGTACAACCTCATCATTGACTACAGGGACAAGAAGAACGTCAAGATGGGACTGAACACCGAGCAGCAGATCATGCTGAGGATGGCCTCGGACTTCCCCAAGCTTATGTTGATGCAGAAG GTGGAAGTGTTCGAGCACACGCTATCCCAAACGCCGGGCAACGACCTGGCGCGCCTGCTGTGGCTGAAGAGCCCGTCCGCCGAGGCGTGGTTCGAGCGCCGCACCAACTACACGCGCTCGCTCGCCGTCATGAGCATG GTGGGCTACATCCTCGGGCTCGGAGACCGACATCCGTCCAATATCATGCTGCACCGAGTCACGGGCAAAGTTCTGCACATAGACTTTGGCGACTGCTTCGAGGTCACGCAGACGAGAGACAAGTTCCCGGAGAAGATCCCCTTCCGGCTCACGAGGATGCTCATCAATGCCATGGAG GTAACCGGCATCGAAGGCACGTACCGCTTCACCTGCGAGGCAGTGATGCACGTGCTGCACAAGCACCGCGACAGCGTGATGGCCGTGCTCGAGGCCTTCGTCTACGACCCGCTGCTCAACTGGCGGCTCGTCGAAAACGACCGCCACTCCCTCACCGAATCTACCTTCTCATCCGACATAGACTCCTCTCTTTCCCTCCCGAGCAGATCGAGAAACCATCTACACTACGAATCTGTCGAAATACCACCAGAAGCTAACCTCAACAAGCGCGCGCTATCTATACTCAACAGGATCAGAGACAAATTGACAGGTCGGGACTTCCCACAGATAGAGGCGGTGGTGAGCGTTCCAAAACAGGTAGATCTACTTATTAAATTAGCCACGAATAATGAGAATCTATGCCAGTGCTATTTAGGCTGGTGTCCCTTCTGGTAG
- the LOC134797280 gene encoding uncharacterized protein LOC134797280 has protein sequence MDTKESSELKKLLVSKENVPSASAPKRKCDSTTPKVESRSVGVQTVQSVKCNVRTADKSTNYDSLKLKKSQSTDTETPEKPSLCGATSQTGMESADSLTENNLQQRQFFMDLIYNSPKEYLGIPKQFQWVLKYICEQNQNILSELTLIITLSKIKQNGSLRDISVQFEIPSSEITNMFVKGIECLANFFQNLIYLPAPDQIQAQLPHEFKVRYPNVQCILKSLEIEIKTSPDPLHQAQTWSEEKYGSTLKYLIGCTPNGFVAFVSKGYGGGISDKDILERSNLTNILPLNAVVMTEWQKNSFVGVESYLMTKGVRLLRPNHPGINSSTEPAQEQVAQAKAIEFLRVHLERMTKRLRRFGMLSEVRSKYIGYMDHVLIIACGLVNLQATLTKNK, from the exons ATG GACACTAAGGAGTCTTCAGAGTTAAAGAAACTACTTGTAAGCAAGGAAAATGTTCCATCAGCATCAGCACCCAAGAGGAAATGTGATTCCACAACTCCAAAAGTTGAATCTCGTTCTGTGGGTGTTCAAACTGTTCAATCAGTTAAATGCAATGTACGAACTGCAGATAAAAGTACAAACTACGATAGCCTAAAACTAAAGAAATCACAATCAACGGATACTGAGACACCTGAAAAACCATCTTTATGTGGTGCGACATCACAGACAGGAATGGAATCTGCAGACAGTCTCACCGAGAACAATTTACAGCAACGGCAATTCTTTATGGACCTGATTTATAATAGTCCAAAAGAATATTTAGGCATTCCAAAGCAATTCCAGTGGGTCCTCAAATATATTTGTGAGCAAAACCAAAATATACTATCAGAACTCACTCTCATTATAACACTTTCTAAGATAAAGCAAAATGGATCCTTGAGAGATATCAGTGTCCAGTTTGAGATACCTTCATCTGAAATAACCAACATGTTTGTAAAAGGCATAGAATGTCTTGCAAACTTCTTCCAAAACCTGATCTATCTACCTGCACCGGATCAAATACAAGCACAACTGCCACATGAGTTTAAAGTAAGATATCCCAATGTGCAGTGCATATTAAAAAGCCTTGAGATAGAAATTAAAACATCACCAGACCCACTGCACCAAGCACAAACCTGGTCAGAAGAAAAATATGGTAGCacattaaaatatttgattgGATGTACACCCAATGGGTTTGTGGCTTTTGTCTCCAAAGGTTATGGAGGTGGAATTTCTGACAAAGATATTTTGGAGAGGAGCAATTTAACAAACATTTTGCCCCTTAATGCTGTAGTTATGACAGAATGGCAGAAAAATAGTTTTGTAGGTGTTGAAAGTTATTTGATGACAAAAGGTGTGAGGCTCCTTCGTCCAAACCATCCTGGCATTAACTCTAGCACTGAACCTGCACAAGAACAGGTTGCCCAAGCAAAAGCTATCGAATTTTTAAGAGTACATCTTGAGAGGATGACAAAGCGATTGAGACGGTTTGGAATGTTGTCCGAAGTCCGCTCCAAGTATATAGGGTATATGGATCACGTCCTAATAATAGCTTGTGGATTAGTAAATTTACAGGCAACATTGACAAAAAATAAGTAA
- the LOC134797711 gene encoding cytidine deaminase-like, with translation MDNFEIVEFNSLSETVQSLIKEAVEIRKKAYCPYSKFAVGAAILTEKDSKVYTGCNIENAALAPSLCAERAALPKAVTDGYTNFKMVAVVAHQQNFTAPCGVCRQSLSEFVSTDGDTDVFLSKPTMDKVLCTKLSKLLPLSFVNYQKDNIIT, from the exons ATGGACAACTTTGAAATCGTAGAATTCAACTCTTTGA GTGAAACCGTGCAAAGTTTAATAAAGGAAGCCGTAGAAATACGAAAAAAGGCCTACTGTCCATACTCCAAGTTCGCCGTGGGCGCCGCCATCCTCACCGAGAAAGACTCCAAGGTCTACACGGGATGCAACATCGAGAACGCAGCCCTAGCCCCGTCCCTATGCGCAGAGCGGGCAGCCCTCCCCAAAGCCGTGACAGATGGCTATACGAATTTCAAGATGGTGGCCGTGGTAGCTCACCAACAGAACTTCACGGCCCCTTGCGGCGTCTGCAGACAGTCGCTCAGCGAGTTTGTCTCGACGGACGGTGATACGGACGTTTTTCTTAGCAAGCCGACTATGGATAAAGTTTTGTGCACGAAGCTGTCCAAACTACTTCCGCTTTCGTTCGTTAACTATCAAAAAGACAATATAATCACGTAG